A single window of Polaribacter sp. SA4-10 DNA harbors:
- a CDS encoding HupE/UreJ family protein, which translates to MGVKHVLKLSLYNYILFLTLLVAVLSFKQWKKILWLVVSIAFSYSFGMVLVAYGHFIPKIDIIRFLIPFTIFMLAIFNILSIKNILRSNGKQVLLFAILFGFFNGLGSSGELMLQVQKNESELVPIIEVVLGAGTSLLIAVLGLLTVFTVLRKIPRFDKKILILAFSIVVLGLSVPLMFGQIFN; encoded by the coding sequence ATAGGAGTAAAACATGTTTTAAAGCTTTCACTATATAATTATATCTTATTTTTAACTTTATTAGTTGCTGTTCTCAGTTTTAAACAATGGAAAAAAATACTTTGGTTAGTTGTTTCTATTGCTTTTAGTTACTCTTTTGGAATGGTATTGGTAGCTTATGGTCATTTTATACCAAAAATAGATATAATTAGGTTTTTAATTCCTTTTACTATTTTTATGCTTGCAATATTTAATATTTTATCAATAAAGAATATACTTAGAAGCAATGGAAAACAGGTATTGTTGTTCGCAATTTTATTTGGTTTTTTTAATGGATTAGGGTCTTCTGGTGAACTTATGTTGCAGGTTCAGAAAAATGAAAGCGAGTTAGTTCCTATCATTGAAGTTGTTTTAGGAGCAGGTACTTCTCTGCTAATAGCTGTTTTAGGATTGTTAACTGTATTTACAGTACTTAGAAAGATACCTAGATTTGATAAGAAAATTTTAATTTTAGCTTTTTCAATAGTTGTTTTAGGTTTATCAGTACCACTAATGTTTGGTCAAATTTTTAATTAA
- a CDS encoding T9SS type A sorting domain-containing protein, which yields MKKTILLSIFLLCSHFLSAQCPLQNNNGTQFDSSSLAVGNRVQVASMWGGEYMTINNVVAGHTYTFDNCNTPYDSEITIYAPSNSAVAFSTDGCGDDGQITGFVAPVSGSYKFQINGGSCSNATSFSQLYLTLTSNISTSTWTGTTNTDWATATNWSSNSVPTATSSPVIPNVTNSPIISSSTVAVANNITIDASATLTVNEGGSLTMDGNLTQNGTFNIKSDATTNGSLIVKGTATGNVTYLRFVTANADISKAWHLISSPVNGHNIAGFLPGMAKNGTKRGIAPYINTNGVNAKWAYYSEGDTPGAFTNGKGYTLKLDHALIPNGIALDFVGTLNTNNAGVAITVNATGDQYNAIGNPYTSYIDGGTFLSNNSIGILAEPTIWLWDSKANSNVGEYITKNFANAYKIAPGQGFFVKALATGTVNLLEAMQTHSGGGTFLKQENRPEIKLSIKEGTTIKSAEIFYIENKTTGFDDGYDSSLFTGVSNPFAIYTQLVLDNKGKNLAIQTLPNSNYENMVVPIGVNTAADVEITFSLNASNFTSDLKIFLEDRATNTFTRLDEANSAYKITPSTTLNGIGRFYIHTSRSTLTIEDIGLENVSVFKTDTSTLRITGLQNNSKTNVTLFNLLGKQVFNTSFKSNGVKDIALPKLATGVYVVKLKTDKGNLSKKIILE from the coding sequence TTGGAAATAGAGTCCAAGTTGCCAGTATGTGGGGCGGCGAATATATGACAATTAATAATGTGGTAGCCGGACATACATATACATTTGATAATTGTAACACTCCTTACGATAGTGAAATTACTATATACGCCCCTTCTAATAGCGCTGTTGCCTTTAGCACGGATGGCTGTGGAGATGATGGCCAAATAACAGGGTTTGTTGCCCCTGTAAGTGGTAGTTATAAATTTCAAATAAACGGTGGTAGTTGTAGTAATGCTACCAGTTTTTCACAATTATATCTTACCCTTACCTCTAATATTAGTACTTCTACATGGACAGGTACTACAAATACAGATTGGGCAACAGCTACTAACTGGAGTTCAAATTCTGTTCCAACAGCAACAAGTAGCCCTGTAATTCCAAATGTAACGAACAGTCCTATAATAAGTTCTAGTACAGTAGCAGTTGCTAATAATATTACAATTGATGCAAGTGCTACTTTAACTGTAAATGAAGGTGGTTCTTTAACTATGGATGGAAACCTAACTCAAAACGGTACTTTTAATATAAAATCTGATGCTACAACAAATGGTTCCTTAATTGTAAAAGGTACTGCTACTGGTAATGTTACATATTTGAGATTTGTAACTGCTAATGCTGATATTAGTAAAGCTTGGCACTTAATTTCATCTCCTGTAAACGGACACAACATTGCTGGTTTTTTACCTGGCATGGCTAAGAATGGAACAAAACGAGGTATTGCTCCTTATATAAACACGAATGGAGTAAATGCTAAATGGGCTTATTATTCAGAAGGTGATACACCTGGTGCTTTCACCAATGGAAAAGGGTATACTTTAAAACTCGACCATGCTCTTATACCTAATGGAATTGCGCTAGATTTTGTTGGAACACTAAACACGAACAATGCTGGTGTAGCTATTACTGTTAATGCAACTGGTGATCAATATAACGCCATTGGAAACCCGTATACATCATATATAGATGGAGGTACATTTTTAAGTAATAATTCAATAGGAATATTGGCTGAACCAACTATTTGGTTATGGGATTCAAAAGCGAATAGTAATGTTGGTGAATACATTACAAAGAATTTTGCAAATGCATATAAAATAGCTCCAGGACAAGGTTTTTTTGTAAAAGCTTTAGCTACAGGTACTGTAAATTTATTGGAAGCGATGCAAACTCATAGTGGTGGAGGTACTTTTTTAAAGCAAGAAAACAGGCCAGAAATTAAGTTATCTATTAAAGAGGGTACAACTATAAAAAGCGCAGAAATTTTTTACATAGAAAATAAAACTACTGGTTTTGATGATGGTTATGATAGCTCTCTATTTACTGGAGTTTCTAATCCCTTTGCTATTTATACGCAACTAGTTTTAGATAACAAAGGTAAAAACCTTGCAATACAAACCTTACCAAATTCTAATTATGAAAACATGGTGGTACCTATTGGAGTTAATACAGCAGCTGATGTAGAAATTACATTCTCTTTAAATGCTTCAAACTTTACTTCTGATCTAAAAATATTTTTAGAAGATAGAGCTACTAACACATTCACACGTTTAGATGAGGCAAATAGTGCTTATAAAATTACACCTTCTACTACTTTAAACGGAATTGGAAGATTTTATATACATACTTCTAGAAGTACTTTAACGATAGAAGATATTGGGTTAGAAAATGTTAGTGTCTTTAAAACCGATACAAGTACTTTAAGAATTACTGGCTTGCAAAACAATAGTAAAACCAATGTTACTTTATTTAATCTTTTAGGAAAACAGGTATTCAACACCTCTTTTAAATCTAATGGAGTAAAAGACATTGCTTTACCAAAATTAGCCACAGGTGTTTATGTTGTAAAACTTAAGACTGATAAAGGGAACTTAAGTAAGAAAATAATATTAGAATAA